The Mytilus galloprovincialis chromosome 2, xbMytGall1.hap1.1, whole genome shotgun sequence genome has a window encoding:
- the LOC143065484 gene encoding uncharacterized protein LOC143065484 — translation MMKSATINNKTRIIIGIICLSCAILLVILMLPRSTEPVFKPFEGNPHDEEIMTRLNREKVRMDNEQMVRIIREHFIEPPSTRPYRLDNPEKLDFSSGQAPFVDNRLGFMEGGFYIECGALNGERRSNTLFFERHRKWNGLLIEADPSNYAKLKRKHRKAFTMNACLNPYPYPAKLNFNKASNMGRVVHDLTVQNWLKQWKLQENMIEVQCFPLYSILLSLNQTTVDFFSLDVEGDELRVLKTIPFDKVNIKMVTVEYINQPGSVGDLNKFMVEKGYEPLIKMHKDDGTVTDVIYRKKT, via the exons ATGATGAAGTCTGCGACTATAAACAACAAGACCCGGATAATAATCGGTATCATCTGTCTTTCCTGTGCTATTCTCCTAGTTATATTGATGTTACCTAGGTCGACAGAACCAGTGTTTAAACCCTTTGAAGGAAACCCTCATGATGAGGAAATAATGACAAGACTGAACCGTGAAAAAGTTAGAATGGATAACGAACAGATGGTCCGCATAATACGGGAACATTTTATAGAGCCGCCATCTACACGTCCATATCGACTTGACAATCCTGAAAAGTTGGATTTCTCTAGTGGTCAAGCTCCATTTGTTGACAACCGACTTGGTTTTATG GAAGGTGGATTTTACATAGAATGTGGTGCTTTAAATGGAGAAAGAAGATCAAACACACTGTTCTTTGAACGCCACAGAAAATGGAACGGATTGTTAATAGAGGCTGACCCTTCTAATTATGCCAAACTAAAAAGAAAACACAGGAAAGCTTTTACGATGAATGCTTGTTTAAACCCGTACCCATATCCTgcaaag CTCAATTTCAACAAAGCATCTAACATGGGTCGAGTAGTTCATGATTTAACAGTGCAGAACTGGTTGAAGCAATGGAAACTTCAAGAAAACATGATAGAGGTCCAATGTTTCCCGCTTTATTCAATACTTCTCTCTCTCAATCAGACCACAGTTGATTTTTTCAGTCTGGATGTTGAAGGTGATGAACTGAGAGTCCTGAAAACTATTCCTTTTGACAAAGTTAATATAAAAATGGTGACTGTGGAATATATAAACCAACCAGGTAGTGTTGGTGATTTAAACAAGTTCATGGTTGAGAAAGGATATGAACCATTGATTAAGATGCATAAGGACGACGGAACAGTGACTGATGTTATATACAGGAAAAAGACTTGA